One window from the genome of Phocoena phocoena chromosome 15, mPhoPho1.1, whole genome shotgun sequence encodes:
- the DSN1 gene encoding kinetochore-associated protein DSN1 homolog, whose translation MTSRSEIVEVLEEEPVASKTHGHPSESDPNPAEACGNSSTSLEMTEGVSKKQIHLGSSPKKGESCDLSHQEGLQSRSLYLSPKEQCARHQDRRQSWRRASMKETNRRKSLPPFHQGITELCRSISVNIAESKRLGCLLLSSFQFSVQKLEPFLRGTEGFSLENFRAKASSLSEELKHFADRLESDGTLQKCFEDSEGRAPDLSLETSVAEMKEYITKFSLERQSWDQLLLRYQEEAEEIISRGSTETKNTEVEVEPTAYLGSSQSEVLNTKPDYQKILQNQNKVFDCMELVMDELQGSMKQLHAFMEESTQCLQKVSVQLGKRSTQQLDPSPARKLLKLQLRKQPSTRCSKSCQ comes from the exons ATGACTTCTAGATCAGAGATTGTAGAAG TGCTGGAGGAGGAACCAGTGGCATCTAAGACTCATGGTCATCCATCGGAATCAGATCCCAACCCTGCGGAAGCGTGTGGTAATTCGTCCACCTCCCTGGAGATGACTGAAGGCGtttcaaagaaacagattcaccTTGGCTCTAGCCCTAAAAAGGGGGAAAGTTGTGATCTCAGCCACCAGGAAGGACTTCAATCCAGGTCCCTTTATTTGTCCCCCAAAGAACAGTGTGCCCGTCATCAAGACAGGAGGCAATCCTGGCGGCGAGCAAGTATGAAAGAAACGAACCGGCGGAAGTCACTGCCTCCCTTTCATCAGGGCATCACAG AGCTCTGCAGATCCATCAGTGTCAACATAGCAGAAAGCAAACGGCTGGGCTGTCTCCTGCTTTCCAGTTTCCAG TTCTCTGTTCAGAAACTTGAACCTTTCCTAAGGGGCACTGAGGGCTTCAGTCTTGAAAATTTTAGAGCCAAAG CATCTTCTCTTTCTGAAGAATTGAAACATTTTGCAGACAGACTGGAAAGTGATGGAACTCTACAAAAATGTTTTGAAGATTCAGAAGG AAGAGCACCAGATTTGTCTCTGGAAACATCAGTGGCTGAGATGAAGGAATATATAACAAA GTTTTCTTTAGAACGTCAGAGTTGGGATCAGCTCTTGCTGCGCTACCAGGAGGAGGCTGAAGAGATCATATCCAG aGGATCAACTGAAACCAAAAATACTGAAGTTGAAGTGGAACCTACAGCATATCTTGGGTCTTCCCAGAGTGAAGTCCTTAATACAAAGCCTGACTACCAGAAAATATTACAGAACCAGAATAAAGTCTTTGATTGTATGGAGTTGGTG ATGGACGAACTGCAAGGATCCatgaagcagctgcacgcctttATGGAGGAAAGTACCCAGTGCCTCCAGAAGGTGTCAGTACAGCTCG GAAAGAGAAGCACGCAACAATTAGATCCTTCACCAGCTCGAAAACTGCTCAAGCTTCAGCTACGGAAGCAACCTAGCACACGTTGCTCTAAATCTTGTCAGTGA